The Clostridia bacterium genome contains the following window.
CCATCTCTGCCTTTATAAAAAGCCTGCGGGGTTCGGACCCCGACGCAGCAGTATATTGGTTGGCGAGGATGCTGCATGCGGGCGAAGATCCTCGGTTCATAGCTCGCCGCATGATCATACAGGCTGCTGAGGACGTTGGCTTGGCTGACCCGATGGCCTTAGTCCTTGCGGTAGCGGCAGCGCAGGCGGTAGAACTGGTAGGCTTACCCGAAGCCAGGATTCCCATGGCGGAAGCTGCTATTTATATCGCCTGTGCCCCTAAAAGTAACAGCGCATATTTAGCTATTGGAGAAGCTATGAAAGCAGTAGAGGAAACCAGAATTTCGGGAGTGCCGCTGCACTTGCGTGACGCCAGTTACCGTGGAGCCAAAAAACTTGGGCACGGTACGGGTTATAAGTATCCCCACGACTACCCAGGGCATTACGTGGCCCAACAATATCTTCCTGCCGAGATCCAGTCGGCTTGTTACTATAACCCCTCCAACGAGGGCCGGGAAAGGCAGCTTCGGGCTCGCTTGGAAACGCTGCGCGCCAACCGGCCCAATTCTTCCAAAAGACCTTGACAAATTCCGAGTACACTACTAGGATATAGCCAGGCGGTGGCAGTATAAGCGCCGTTGTTTAGGGCAAAATTGGACTAGGTGCTAATCAAAGGTGGTGTTGATCTTGCGACGGGTTTACCTGGACCACGGAGCCACTACACCAGTTCATCCAGAAGTGGTCAAAGCTATGCTACCTTACCTAAGTGCTCAGTTTGGTAATCCCTCCAGCTTGCATGAGTGGGGACGAGAAGCTAAAGCAGCCATGGAGGATGCGCGCAGCAGGGTTGCTAAGCTCATCGGGGCCGACTCAGAAGAAATATTCTTTACCAGCGGTGGTACTGAGTCAGACAATCTAGCTATTTTCGGGGTCGTCAACTCCCTTCGGAAACGCGGTAATCACTTGATTACTTCTGCCGTTGAGCATCATGCGGTTCTTGACAGTGTGAAGTACTTGGGCGAACACGGGTTTGATGTTACCTGGATTCCCGTGGATGGATATGGTTTGGTTAACCCTGAGGACATCAGGAAAGCCATAAGGCCAGATACCATTCTGATTAGCATTATGCATGTTAACAATGAGGTTGGCACCATTCAGCCCATCGAAGAAATCGGACGTATTGCCAAGGAGCATGGGGTAGTGTTCCATACTGATGCTGTCCAAAGCTGTGGGAAAATACCAGTAAATGTTAAGGCGTTAAATGTTGATCTCTTAAGCCTTTCCTCCCATAAGATTTACGGTCCTAAGGGATCAGGAGCTTTATATGTTCGCAAGGGCCTTCGGCTTGAGCCGATTCTCCACGGCGGCGGGCAGGAGAAAAAAAGGAGGCCAGGAACTGAAAACCTGCCAGGAATAGTTGGCTTTGGCAAGGCTGCTACCATTGCGCTTGAGGAACTGGGAACGGAAATGGAGCGCTTGACCACACTCCGGGATCGGCTAATCGAAGGGATTCAGAACCGAATCGAATATGTGCACCTAAATGGGCATCCAAGCCATCGTATTCCGGGAAATGTAAATATGAGTTTTGAGTTTGTTGAAGGAGAGTCCCTCCTTCTTAGCCTAGATATGCAAGGCATTGCTGCTTCTAGTGGCTCGGCATGTACCTCAGGTTCATTGGAACCTTCGCATGTATTGTTGGCAATGGGTATCCCGCACCAGCTAGCCCAAGGATCAGTGCGAATGACTTTGGGCCGCGATAATACAGCTGAGGACATTGACTATGTATTAGAGGTGTTGCCGGATATAGTCAGCAGGTTGCGATCCATGTCGCCGCTTTCTCCGGAAATGAACAATGGATGGAGGAGGGAAGCCCATGTATAG
Protein-coding sequences here:
- the nifS gene encoding cysteine desulfurase NifS → MLRRVYLDHGATTPVHPEVVKAMLPYLSAQFGNPSSLHEWGREAKAAMEDARSRVAKLIGADSEEIFFTSGGTESDNLAIFGVVNSLRKRGNHLITSAVEHHAVLDSVKYLGEHGFDVTWIPVDGYGLVNPEDIRKAIRPDTILISIMHVNNEVGTIQPIEEIGRIAKEHGVVFHTDAVQSCGKIPVNVKALNVDLLSLSSHKIYGPKGSGALYVRKGLRLEPILHGGGQEKKRRPGTENLPGIVGFGKAATIALEELGTEMERLTTLRDRLIEGIQNRIEYVHLNGHPSHRIPGNVNMSFEFVEGESLLLSLDMQGIAASSGSACTSGSLEPSHVLLAMGIPHQLAQGSVRMTLGRDNTAEDIDYVLEVLPDIVSRLRSMSPLSPEMNNGWRREAHV